The following are from one region of the Hymenobacter radiodurans genome:
- a CDS encoding glycoside hydrolase family 43 protein, translating into MKKLLILAVVLSLAASTAFAQSAAPAPKAKVASKTKVALARAGNPVFPGWYADPEAVIFDKQYWIYPTYSARYEQQVHLDAFSSPDLVTWTKHPRIIDTTAIKWARKAMWAPSVIKKGSQYFLFFGANDVHEGEVGGIGVAVADRPEGPFRDHLGKPLIGQIHNGAQPIDQFVFQDTDGAYYIIYGGWSHCNIARLKDDFTGFVPFPDGTVYKEITPQGYVEGPFMFRKDGKYYFMWSEGGWTGPDYSVAYAVADSPLGPFERVGRILQQDPQVATGAGHHSVIQVPGKDEWYIVYHRRPLGDTGRDHRVTCIDRLYFDAQGRIQPVKITTAGVEARKLK; encoded by the coding sequence ATGAAAAAGCTTCTTATACTAGCGGTTGTGCTTAGCTTGGCCGCGTCCACCGCGTTTGCGCAATCTGCCGCGCCCGCCCCTAAAGCCAAAGTTGCGTCCAAAACCAAGGTGGCTTTGGCGCGCGCAGGCAACCCGGTGTTTCCCGGCTGGTACGCCGACCCGGAGGCTGTCATCTTCGATAAGCAGTATTGGATTTACCCCACCTATTCGGCCCGCTACGAGCAGCAGGTGCACCTGGACGCTTTCTCCTCGCCCGACCTGGTCACCTGGACCAAGCACCCACGAATTATAGATACTACCGCCATCAAATGGGCTCGCAAAGCCATGTGGGCCCCGTCCGTGATTAAAAAGGGCAGCCAATACTTCCTTTTCTTTGGCGCCAACGATGTGCACGAGGGCGAAGTAGGCGGTATTGGCGTGGCCGTCGCCGACCGCCCGGAAGGCCCCTTCCGCGACCACCTGGGAAAGCCCCTGATTGGACAGATCCACAATGGCGCCCAGCCCATCGACCAGTTTGTGTTTCAGGATACGGACGGCGCCTACTACATAATTTACGGGGGCTGGTCGCACTGCAATATTGCGCGGCTGAAGGATGATTTTACGGGTTTCGTGCCCTTCCCTGATGGCACGGTGTACAAGGAAATTACCCCCCAGGGCTACGTAGAAGGCCCGTTCATGTTCCGCAAGGACGGTAAGTACTACTTCATGTGGTCGGAGGGCGGCTGGACCGGGCCCGACTACTCGGTGGCCTACGCCGTGGCCGACTCGCCCCTGGGCCCGTTCGAGCGCGTGGGCAGAATCCTGCAACAAGACCCGCAGGTAGCGACCGGCGCCGGGCATCACTCTGTCATTCAGGTGCCAGGTAAGGATGAGTGGTACATCGTTTACCACCGCCGCCCGCTGGGCGACACCGGCCGGGACCACCGCGTCACCTGCATCGACCGCCTCTATTTCGACGCCCAGGGCCGCATCCAACCCGTGAAGATTACGACCGCGGGTGTAGAAGCGCGGAAGTTGAAATAA
- a CDS encoding glycoside hydrolase family 125 protein, whose product MNRRAFVQSFSLLTGSVLFRHYSFAGGAAAFPVVRPATAKRRFTSRSVEAAIAEFQKKVKDPELGWLFNNCFPSTLDTTVTHTNRQGRPDTYVITGDIDAMWLRDSSAQVWPYLNFIDKDAELRQLVAGVINRQTRCIIKDPYANAFYGDDTKVGEWKSDLTKMQPGVHERKWEIDSLCYPIRLAYHYWKKTNDSLPFDGQWQQAIRATLQTFREQQRKTELGPYKFQRETAVATDTQPMSGYGYPVRPVGLICSAFRPSDDATLYSFLVPSNFFAVVSLRQAAEMITSLAKDTKTAQELTALATEVEAALRQYAIVNHPEHGKLYAYEVDGFGSQVLMDDANVPSLLSLPYLGAVPATDAVYQNTRKFLLSQANPFFFKGTAAEGIGGPHVGQDMIWPIAITMRGLTSTNDAEIRACVQSLKSTHAGTGYMHESFHKDNPAKFTRAWFAWANTIFGEFLWQVYQQKPQLLD is encoded by the coding sequence ATGAACCGTAGAGCCTTTGTTCAGAGCTTCTCATTGCTCACCGGCAGCGTATTGTTTCGGCACTACTCCTTCGCGGGTGGGGCTGCCGCCTTTCCGGTGGTACGCCCGGCCACGGCCAAGCGACGGTTTACCAGTCGCTCCGTGGAGGCCGCTATTGCCGAGTTTCAGAAGAAAGTGAAAGACCCGGAGTTGGGCTGGCTATTCAATAATTGCTTTCCGAGCACGCTCGATACCACCGTCACGCATACCAACCGCCAGGGCCGCCCCGATACCTACGTCATCACCGGCGACATCGACGCCATGTGGCTGCGTGACTCCTCGGCGCAGGTGTGGCCCTACCTTAATTTTATTGACAAGGATGCTGAGCTGCGGCAACTGGTGGCAGGCGTCATCAACCGCCAGACCCGCTGCATCATCAAGGATCCTTACGCCAACGCTTTCTACGGCGACGATACCAAGGTGGGGGAATGGAAATCGGACCTGACCAAGATGCAGCCCGGCGTGCACGAGCGCAAGTGGGAAATCGACTCCCTGTGCTACCCCATTCGTCTGGCGTATCATTACTGGAAGAAAACCAATGACTCACTGCCCTTCGACGGGCAGTGGCAACAGGCCATCCGCGCCACCTTGCAAACGTTTCGGGAGCAGCAGCGCAAGACTGAACTGGGCCCCTACAAGTTTCAGCGCGAAACGGCCGTGGCTACTGATACGCAGCCCATGAGCGGCTACGGCTACCCCGTGCGGCCGGTGGGCCTCATCTGCTCTGCTTTCCGCCCCTCCGACGACGCCACGCTCTACTCCTTCCTAGTACCCAGCAACTTCTTCGCCGTGGTAAGTCTGCGCCAAGCCGCCGAGATGATAACCAGCCTGGCCAAAGACACCAAAACCGCCCAGGAGCTTACCGCGCTGGCCACGGAAGTGGAGGCCGCCCTGCGCCAATACGCCATCGTTAACCACCCCGAGCACGGCAAGCTCTACGCCTACGAAGTGGATGGCTTCGGCAGTCAGGTGCTCATGGACGATGCCAACGTACCCAGTCTGCTGTCCTTGCCATACCTGGGCGCCGTGCCCGCCACCGACGCCGTGTACCAGAATACCCGCAAGTTTTTGCTCTCACAGGCGAATCCGTTCTTTTTCAAGGGCACGGCGGCCGAAGGGATCGGCGGTCCACACGTAGGCCAGGACATGATCTGGCCCATTGCCATCACGATGCGCGGCCTGACCAGCACCAACGACGCCGAAATTCGGGCTTGCGTGCAGAGTTTGAAGAGCACCCACGCCGGCACGGGCTACATGCACGAGTCGTTTCACAAAGACAATCCCGCCAAATTTACCCGCGCCTGGTTTGCCTGGGCCAACACTATTTTCGGGGAATTTCTCTGGCAGGTGTACCAGCAAAAGCCGCAGCTTTTGGACTAA
- a CDS encoding class I SAM-dependent methyltransferase: MMLSTVQPFLRSDAEVFERDDYLEIPITNPSEAIKANAYYFNHPDWAQEYLTYCHRSESFKSRWEAALGDCTGSIVVDIGCGPGNIFATIQGKPKLLIGIDVAPKSLEIAKRLGYVPVLADAVNLPFISGFADIVVLNAALHHCEDMAAILREAARLVKPGGLIITDHDPQLSAWDYKGIAKLLWEGRLVLYKITGHGFHKTDSQQYWGLQCEIHHKPGHGVTKQFFIDNLKPLGFEVDVFAHNHELGAEVLQGQKGKAELKYRIGNLLSGRNPSAEVSALSLMCVAKKQISA; the protein is encoded by the coding sequence ATGATGCTCTCGACAGTTCAACCTTTTCTACGTTCGGATGCTGAAGTGTTCGAACGAGATGATTACTTAGAAATTCCAATTACCAATCCTTCGGAAGCTATTAAAGCTAATGCTTATTACTTCAATCATCCGGACTGGGCGCAGGAATATCTGACCTATTGTCATCGAAGTGAATCTTTCAAAAGCCGTTGGGAAGCTGCTCTGGGAGATTGTACAGGAAGTATAGTCGTAGACATTGGCTGCGGTCCTGGAAATATTTTCGCCACGATACAAGGAAAACCAAAGCTGCTGATTGGAATAGATGTAGCACCAAAATCTTTAGAGATTGCAAAGAGGCTAGGTTATGTACCTGTCCTTGCCGATGCAGTTAACCTGCCCTTTATTTCGGGTTTCGCAGATATTGTAGTACTAAATGCGGCTTTACATCACTGTGAGGACATGGCCGCAATTTTAAGAGAAGCAGCGCGTCTGGTGAAGCCAGGAGGTCTTATTATCACCGACCATGATCCTCAACTTAGCGCTTGGGATTATAAAGGAATTGCAAAACTGCTTTGGGAAGGCCGCTTAGTATTATATAAAATCACAGGCCACGGCTTCCATAAAACAGACAGTCAACAATACTGGGGATTACAATGTGAAATTCATCACAAACCTGGACATGGCGTTACGAAGCAATTTTTTATTGACAACTTGAAGCCACTTGGTTTTGAAGTAGATGTTTTTGCTCATAATCATGAGCTTGGCGCAGAAGTACTACAAGGCCAGAAGGGAAAAGCCGAGTTGAAATATAGAATTGGCAATCTTTTATCAGGTAGAAATCCCAGCGCAGAGGTAAGTGCTTTATCTCTGATGTGCGTGGCCAAAAAGCAAATTAGTGCTTAG
- a CDS encoding DEAD/DEAH box helicase codes for MLKSEESHSFSAAGPHPHKYVLPAITVTELTSTVVGLHCVGLPPTDSRMLAAIQPETLVLDSGTFTSVAHAASELRFPTVVVQQNGPDLVMSCACTIPKTSLCEHQALVLLSIVQRKELRLFFDKPARYAFLRTLARDYGLEQADDLDAHFELIYSRPSSVAAVPRRPDLYAVTAATKQELITQLLPAKRGPAADLPPSHQLLVLSKHRYYGHLTIYLAEATMTATGKVKNPVNVINPLDGIWQLQHPDEVKFYTAISHFQRNYEDTRTSAAISALRAVVQNPAGLPVYAHNTSVSDNITAQSVTPVKLRHTKLDLRILVEQQGDYYQVSGKLWLHDQPFDLKGLSIQYEYFVAVHGALYLLDDLDVWRVVEFFQKRNNTLLIHHSKFGEFQRDVLANLENRLHITYGYMRPATPKQLVESGFNEAPELLLYLSDAGGHVELLPVMRYGPTEVSILSRRQLYATDELGRTFVLARDAAAENSFLAALLRHYPDFQEQVNQESLYVPKSQFLQGEWFLDAFEDWRNLSITILGFNQLKSNTYNPNKAHVTVRVTGENNWFDTVLRVRFGKQEASMRNLHKAIRNKSRYVQLDDGTRGILPQEWVEKFASYFAAGEVVEDRIRTPSISFATLEELYEPEALLPNAQNQLARYKAAVADFAGIKPVNLPPDLHATLRDYQHQGLNWLNFLDTFNFGGCLADDMGLGKTLQVLAFILLQREKSPPGANLVVVPTSLVFNWLAEVEKFAPSLRVHVLHGADRGLHTREFDACDIVLTTYNTIVSDIRWLKEYRFNYVFLDEAQAIKNPDSQRYRVACLLQSRNRVVLTGTPVENNTYDLYGQLSFACPGLLGSRQHFQDLYAAPIDKFKDAKRARALQRKINPFVLRRTKAQVAAELPDKTEMVLYCEMGAEQRRVYEACKQEYRAKLMELHEETPGKSSLHILQGLTKLRQICNAPALLREQEYYGSASAKMEVLLEEISTKAPQHKILIFSQFVGMLNLIRQELDQRNISYQYLTGQTRNRAAAVTSFQEDETVRVFLISLKAGGTGLNLTEADYVYLVDPWWNPAVENQAIDRSHRIGQTKKVVAVRLICPDTIEEKIMKLQEAKRELAYELIKTDTALVKSLTKQELLELFS; via the coding sequence ATGTTAAAATCTGAGGAATCGCATTCGTTTTCGGCGGCCGGGCCGCATCCGCACAAGTATGTGCTGCCGGCTATAACTGTAACCGAGCTGACGAGTACAGTTGTTGGGCTGCATTGCGTGGGCTTACCACCTACGGATAGCCGCATGTTGGCAGCCATTCAGCCTGAAACACTGGTGCTGGATAGTGGCACGTTTACTAGCGTAGCGCACGCGGCCAGTGAGCTGCGGTTTCCGACGGTAGTGGTGCAGCAAAATGGCCCAGACTTGGTAATGTCTTGTGCCTGTACTATTCCGAAGACAAGCTTGTGCGAGCATCAGGCGCTAGTGCTGCTCAGCATTGTGCAGCGCAAAGAGCTTCGCCTGTTTTTTGATAAACCGGCGCGCTATGCCTTCCTGCGCACCCTGGCCCGCGACTATGGTCTGGAGCAGGCAGATGATCTTGATGCTCATTTCGAGTTGATCTATAGCCGTCCATCGTCAGTTGCCGCAGTGCCTCGACGACCTGATTTATATGCCGTTACGGCCGCAACCAAGCAGGAATTGATAACGCAGTTGCTCCCTGCGAAACGTGGGCCAGCGGCAGATTTGCCCCCCAGCCACCAGTTGCTAGTGTTGAGCAAGCACCGCTACTACGGTCACCTGACTATCTACTTAGCCGAGGCGACCATGACGGCTACGGGCAAGGTCAAAAACCCGGTGAATGTCATCAATCCGCTGGATGGCATCTGGCAGCTTCAGCACCCCGACGAGGTTAAGTTTTACACCGCCATTTCCCACTTTCAGCGCAACTACGAAGACACCCGCACGAGTGCCGCTATCAGTGCCTTGCGAGCGGTGGTGCAGAACCCCGCTGGCCTGCCGGTGTACGCGCACAACACGAGTGTTTCCGACAATATCACGGCCCAGTCTGTTACGCCGGTGAAGCTCCGGCACACCAAGCTAGACCTGCGTATACTGGTGGAGCAGCAGGGTGATTATTACCAAGTTAGTGGTAAGCTGTGGCTCCACGATCAGCCCTTCGATCTGAAAGGCCTTTCGATTCAGTACGAGTATTTTGTGGCCGTGCATGGGGCTTTGTACTTGCTCGACGACTTGGATGTGTGGCGCGTGGTGGAGTTTTTTCAAAAGCGCAATAACACCCTGCTTATTCACCACTCGAAGTTCGGCGAGTTTCAACGCGACGTGCTGGCTAACCTGGAAAACCGTCTGCACATCACCTACGGCTATATGCGGCCCGCTACGCCGAAGCAGTTGGTGGAAAGTGGTTTTAATGAAGCGCCAGAGCTGCTGCTGTACCTCTCTGATGCTGGTGGGCACGTGGAGCTGCTGCCCGTGATGCGCTACGGACCCACGGAGGTATCCATTTTGTCGCGGCGGCAGCTGTATGCTACCGACGAGTTGGGCCGGACCTTTGTGCTGGCGCGGGATGCGGCGGCGGAGAACAGCTTCTTGGCGGCTTTGCTGCGTCATTACCCCGACTTTCAGGAGCAAGTCAATCAGGAAAGTCTGTACGTGCCGAAAAGTCAGTTTTTGCAGGGAGAATGGTTTCTGGATGCCTTTGAGGATTGGCGCAACTTAAGCATCACCATCTTGGGCTTTAATCAGCTCAAGAGCAACACATACAACCCCAACAAAGCCCACGTCACGGTGCGCGTGACGGGCGAAAATAACTGGTTTGATACCGTGCTGCGGGTGCGCTTTGGCAAGCAAGAGGCGTCTATGCGAAACCTGCACAAAGCCATTCGCAACAAGAGCCGCTACGTGCAGCTCGACGATGGCACCCGCGGCATTTTGCCCCAGGAATGGGTCGAGAAGTTTGCGAGCTATTTCGCGGCGGGCGAGGTAGTCGAGGATCGGATTCGGACGCCTAGCATCAGCTTTGCCACTCTCGAAGAGCTGTACGAGCCAGAGGCGCTGCTACCCAATGCCCAAAACCAATTAGCGCGCTACAAAGCCGCGGTGGCTGATTTTGCTGGCATCAAGCCCGTGAATTTGCCCCCCGACTTGCACGCTACCCTGCGCGATTACCAGCACCAGGGTCTGAACTGGCTGAACTTCCTGGATACCTTCAATTTCGGCGGCTGCCTGGCCGACGATATGGGCCTCGGTAAAACCTTGCAAGTGCTGGCCTTTATCCTGCTGCAGCGCGAAAAAAGCCCCCCAGGCGCTAACCTGGTCGTGGTGCCGACTTCGCTCGTGTTTAACTGGCTGGCAGAGGTCGAAAAGTTTGCGCCCTCGCTGCGTGTCCACGTCCTGCACGGCGCCGACCGTGGCCTGCACACCCGCGAGTTTGATGCCTGCGACATCGTGCTGACGACCTATAATACTATCGTATCGGATATTCGGTGGCTAAAGGAGTATCGTTTCAACTACGTGTTTTTGGATGAAGCTCAGGCCATTAAAAACCCGGATTCTCAGCGCTACCGGGTTGCTTGTTTGCTACAATCACGCAACCGCGTGGTGCTGACCGGCACGCCCGTTGAGAACAATACCTACGACCTGTACGGGCAGCTTTCCTTTGCTTGTCCTGGCCTGCTGGGCAGTCGGCAGCACTTCCAAGACTTGTATGCCGCGCCCATCGACAAGTTCAAAGACGCAAAACGGGCGCGAGCGCTCCAGCGCAAAATAAACCCCTTCGTGCTGCGCCGCACCAAGGCCCAGGTAGCCGCCGAGCTGCCCGACAAAACGGAAATGGTGCTTTACTGCGAGATGGGCGCTGAGCAGCGGCGGGTGTATGAGGCCTGCAAGCAAGAGTATCGGGCGAAGCTGATGGAGCTGCACGAAGAAACACCCGGCAAAAGCAGCCTGCATATTTTGCAGGGCCTCACCAAATTGCGCCAGATTTGTAATGCGCCGGCCTTGCTGCGCGAACAGGAATACTACGGCTCGGCGTCGGCTAAGATGGAGGTGTTGTTGGAGGAAATCAGCACAAAAGCCCCCCAGCACAAAATCCTGATCTTCTCGCAGTTTGTAGGCATGCTCAACCTGATCCGGCAGGAACTCGACCAGCGCAACATCAGCTACCAATACCTCACCGGCCAAACCCGTAACCGCGCCGCCGCCGTCACATCGTTCCAAGAAGACGAAACCGTGCGCGTCTTCCTCATCAGCCTAAAAGCTGGCGGCACCGGCCTGAATCTGACCGAAGCCGACTACGTTTACCTCGTGGACCCGTGGTGGAACCCAGCCGTTGAAAACCAAGCCATCGACCGCAGCCACCGCATCGGCCAAACCAAAAAAGTGGTGGCCGTGCGCCTCATTTGCCCCGATACCATCGAGGAGAAAATCATGAAGCTGCAAGAAGCTAAGCGCGAGCTGGCCTACGAGCTAATCAAAACCGACACAGCGCTAGTTAAATCCCTGACAAAACAGGAACTGCTAGAGCTGTTTAGTTGA
- a CDS encoding glycoside hydrolase 5 family protein, translated as MLGLDVARERHGFDYNNPQAVAEQLQKLRAEVVKYKDNPAVLFWGIGNELNLEYTNPKVWDAVQQIAQMIHEVDPNHPTSTVLAGLNQKEVDYIKAKCPAVDILSINTYAGLAAIPQQVRTTGWTGPYVVAEWGPTGHWESPVTPWKASVEETSSQKAAVYQSRYEASVAKDKTQCLGTYVFLWGQKQERTPTWYGIFTEDGKESEVVDVMQYLWSGKWPQNRAPHLGGFLLDGKKSTDNIYLQAGQSYPVVATVTDPNKDPLTYRYELLPESTDLKSGGDRESRPVAVPGLIPTGAKAQTKLTAPTKEGAYRLFVYAYDGHDNVATANIPFYVKGK; from the coding sequence ATGCTGGGGCTCGATGTGGCCCGCGAACGGCACGGCTTCGATTACAACAACCCCCAGGCCGTGGCAGAGCAGCTCCAGAAGCTGCGCGCTGAGGTAGTGAAATACAAGGACAACCCGGCCGTGTTATTCTGGGGCATCGGCAACGAACTTAACCTGGAGTACACTAACCCAAAGGTCTGGGATGCCGTGCAGCAGATTGCCCAGATGATTCATGAAGTAGACCCCAACCACCCCACCAGCACCGTGCTGGCCGGCCTCAACCAGAAGGAAGTCGACTACATCAAGGCCAAGTGCCCGGCTGTGGATATTCTCAGCATCAACACCTACGCTGGGCTGGCCGCTATTCCGCAGCAGGTGCGCACCACCGGCTGGACTGGCCCTTATGTAGTAGCTGAGTGGGGCCCTACCGGCCACTGGGAAAGTCCCGTTACGCCGTGGAAAGCCTCAGTAGAAGAAACCAGCAGCCAGAAAGCCGCCGTGTACCAAAGCCGCTACGAAGCCTCCGTAGCCAAGGATAAAACTCAGTGCCTAGGCACTTACGTGTTTTTGTGGGGCCAGAAGCAGGAGCGCACGCCTACTTGGTACGGCATCTTCACCGAGGACGGCAAGGAATCGGAAGTGGTGGATGTGATGCAGTATCTGTGGAGCGGGAAGTGGCCCCAGAATCGGGCGCCGCACCTGGGGGGCTTTTTGCTGGATGGCAAGAAGTCTACCGACAACATTTACCTGCAAGCCGGCCAGAGCTACCCCGTCGTGGCTACCGTCACCGACCCTAACAAAGACCCACTCACCTACCGCTACGAGCTGCTCCCCGAAAGCACCGACCTCAAATCGGGCGGCGACCGGGAGAGCCGCCCTGTTGCCGTTCCGGGCTTGATTCCGACTGGCGCAAAAGCCCAAACCAAGCTCACTGCCCCCACCAAGGAAGGCGCCTACCGCTTATTTGTGTACGCCTATGATGGCCATGATAACGTAGCCACGGCGAACATTCCGTTTTATGTGAAGGGGAAGTAG